The Pseudomonadota bacterium genomic sequence GGCATCGTCAGCGCCCTCGGCCGCTCCGGCGTGAACATCGAGAGCTACGAGGACTTCATCCAGACCGACGCCTCGATCAACCCCGGTAACTCCGGTGGCGCCCTGCTCAACCTGCGCGGCGAGCTGGTTGGCATCAACACCGCCATCATCTCGCGCAGCGGCGGCAACATCGGCATCGGCTTCGCGATCCCCATCAACATGGCGAGCACGATCATGGATCAGATCCTCGAGTTCGGTGAGGTGCGCCGCGGCCTGCTCGGCGTGAACATCTACACCGTGGACTCGGCGGTGGCCTCGGAGATGCGCTTGAGCGTGAACAACGGCGCCCTGGTCTCCGACGTGGTGCCGCAGAGCGCAGCCGATCGCGGCGGCATCCGTGCCGGCGATGTGATCGTGGGCGTTAACGGCGAAGAGGTGGACTCAGCCGCCGAGCTGCGCAACATGATCGGCCTCATGCGCCCGGACGACGAGGTGGAAGTCACCCTCGTACGCAAAGGTAAGGAGCGCACGGTCAAGACGCGCCTCGGCTCGGCGCAGCCGGTGGAAGAGCCGCTGCAGGCCGCCACCCTGCACGAGGGCCTGGAGGGCGCTGAGTTCTCCAACATCGACGACGACATGCCGGAGTTCGCCAGCGTCGCTGGCGTGCTGGTCACCTCCGTGGTGAACAACAGTCCGGCGGCCGTGCGCGGCCTGCGCGCGGGCGATGTGGTCACCACCGTCAATAGCCAGCCGGTCTCGGACATCGACGAATTTACCGACGCTGCCTCCGGCGCTAACGTACTATTCCTCGAGGTCGTCCGCGACGACCGCACGCGCCTCGTGCGCATCGGCTAAGCCGCCGCGACGGCTGCGGCCATGCCGCACGGCACGTTGCCCGCCTCGGCGCTCCCCATAGGGCGTCGAGGCGGGGACCGCATAGGGAGTCCACTCGTCATGGATCGCCCGCGATCCTTAAGCTCCACACCGTTCAGGCCCCGACGCCCCCAGCGCGGCGTCCTCACCGGGCTGTCCCTGCTCCTTACCATCCCCTTAGGTGTGGCGGTCGCGCAGAGCGCCCCCGACCCCGTCCTCGACCTGCGCGAGTCGCCTGAGCTGCAAGCGCAGCGTGAGGCCTTCCGCCGCGCCCTGCCCAAGGCCAAAGCCGGCGACCGCAGCGCCCTCGACGAGGTATCGAAGGGCTACCTGCTCTACCCCTACCTGGAAGCGGCCTGGATAGGCGCCGACCTCAAGGCCCGCGGCCCCCGCGACGTCGGTGAGTTCCTCGATCGCCACGGTGAGGCCCTGCCCGCCCGTCGCCTGCGCTACCGCTGGCTCCTGCACCTCGCGAATCAGGAACGATGGACCGAATACCTGGCGGTGTGGCCCGGCGTGACCCGGCCCGACGTCACCTTACGCTGCCATCAGCTCACGGCCCGCCTCGAGTCCGCGAGCGGCAACCTCGCCCAGATCGAGGACGAGGCGCGCACCCTGTGGCTGGTCGGCCACAGCCAGCCGGACGCCTGCAACCCCGCGTTCGCCTGGCTCGCCCGCAACGGCATGTTGGGCCTGAACCACTACCACGACCGCGTGCAGCTGGCCCTGAAGTCGCGCCAGCTGGGCCTCGCCCGCTACCTCTCCCGCAAGGCCGGCCCCCGCGCCCAGGCACGCGCCGCGCGCTGGAACGAAGCGGCCGAACAACCGCGTCAGGCACTGCAGCGCGCGGACGCCATCGCCCTCGCTGCCGACGATCCGCAGTGGCTCTACCTGGCCTTCGACCGGCTCGCCGTGCGCTACCCCGACGAGGCGGCCAAGCACCTGGCGCGCCTGCGCGCCCAGGGTGGTCTCGCGCGCGATCTCGACCATCGCATCGAGCGGCGCATCGCCCTCTCCTTCGCCCGCGACCTGGCCCCGCAGGCGGCGGGCGCCCTGGACGCCCTCGCCTACCACGACATGGAGACCGCCGCCTGGCGCGGCCGCACGGCCATGCGGGCCAGCGACTGGCCGGCCCTCCTCGATGCGATCAACCTGCTGCCGGACGCCGAGCGCACCAGCGTGAAGTGGCAGTACTGGCAGGGGCGCGCCCTCGAGGGCGTGGGCCGCGCCGAGGACGCCGCCGCCGTGTGGGCGAGCGCCGCCCGCGACCGCAGCTACCACGGCTTCCTGGCCGCCGACCGCGCCGACAAGCCCTACGCCTTCGCCCACGCCGAGGCCACCCCCAACTCCGCCCTGCGCGCTGCGCTCCTCACCAAGCCCGCCCTACGCGAGGCGCTGGAGCTCTGGGCCACAGGACAGATCAAGGACGCCCAGGCCCAGTGGACGGACCTGATAGGCCCGCTCTCGCGGGAGCAAAAGCGCGAAGCGGCCCTGATCGCCGACACCTGGGGCTGGCACCCGAGCGCGATCTCCGCCGCCGCATCGGCGAGCCTGTGGGACGACCTGCACCTGCGCTTCCCCCTGCCGTGGATCCGCAGCTTCGACGAGTGGGCGGGCCAGACCGGGTTGCCCACGAACTTCACCCTCGGCATCGCCCGCAGCGAGAGCTTGTTCTCACCGGAGGTGGTGTCGAAGGCCGGTGCCCTCGGCTTGATGCAACTGATGCCCGCCACCGGCAAGGCCGTGGCCCAGCGCACGGCGAGTGCCGGCTATCAGAATCGCCAATCGCTCTTCGACCCGCAGACCAACATCGCCCTCGGCACCACGTACCTGGCCGACGTGCTCGGCAGGCTCGACCAGCACCCGGCCCTCGCCTCCGCCGCCTACAACGCCGGCGAACACCGCGTGCACGCCTGGCTGCCGCGGGAGCAGCCCCTGGACGCCGATGCATGGGTGGACAGCGTGCCGTTCACGGAGACGCGTCACTACGTGCGCCGGGTGATGATGGCCAGCATCATCTACGACTGGCGCCTGAACGACCCCGCCAGGGCCAGCGCGAGCGCGCGCCAGCCGCTCTCCACGCTGCTCCCACCCGTGCCGACCCGCGCCCAGTTGAAGCGCCCCTGACGGGCGTGCTTCCGACACAGACCTGACCCGCGGGGATCGCTATACTTCGCCCCCCGGTCGGCGCCCGCATCGCGCCCGCCACCCCGTCGTTCACCAACCCGCTTGAGATCCTATGACCCGAGCTGATTCCAACGCGCCGCGCCCGCGCATCGCCGTGCTGGGCGGCACCGGCTTCATCGGCCGCCACCTGTTGCCGCGCCTGGTGAAGGACCACTGGGAAGTCACCGTCATCACCCGCTCGCGCGCCCGCCATCGCGACCTCCTGGTCATGCCGACGGTGCGCCTGGTGGAAGGAGACGTGCACGACGCGCGGGTGTTGGAGCAGACCCTGCCGGGCCACACGGCGGTGGTGAACCTCGTCGCCATCCTCAACGAGAAGGGCGACGACGGCCGCGGCTTCCAGCACGTACACGTGGATCTCACGCGCAAGCTGATCGCGGCCTGCCGCGGCGCCGGCGTGGGCCGCCTGGCGCAGATCACGGCCCTGAAGGCCGACGCGCACAACGGCCCGAGCTACTACCTGCGCAGCAAGGGCGTGGCCGAAGGCCTACTGCGCGACGCCCACAGCGAGGACCTCGCGGTCACCTTGTACCAGCCATCGGTGGTGTTCGGCCCGGGCGACTCGTTCATCAATCGCTTCGCCGATCTGCTGCGTCTGCCCGCGCCGTTCATGCCCCTGCCCAAGGCCGACGCGCGCTTTGCCCCCGTGTACGTGGGCGACGTGGTGGAGGCGATCGCCCGCTCCCTGCGCGACCCCGCCACCTACGGCAACACCTATCAACTCTGTGGACCGCGCGTGTACACCCTGCGCGAGGTAATCCGCCTCATCTCGGACACGCTGGAGATCGACAAGCCCGTGCTGGCCCTGCCCGACGGCGTCGCCCGCCTGCAGGCCAAGGTGATGGACTTCATCCCGGGCAAGCCCTTCAGTTCGGATAACTTCCGGTCCCTGTCCGTGCCGAGCGTGTGCGACTCGGACGGTCTCGGCCGCCTGGGGCTCGAGCCCGCTTCCATGGAGTCGATCGTGCCGGGCTACCTGCGCGACGCCACCCGCTCGCCCCTCGACCAGTACCGCGACGAGCGTCC encodes the following:
- a CDS encoding DegQ family serine endoprotease is translated as MPITRSPLVSVVCAGAALTGLLTAGAASAALPVAVDGQPLPSLAPMIKEVAPAVVNIATEGTVEAEQPGEDSPFNDPFLRRFFGNPGQPQQPRPQRSLGSGVIVDAAQGIIVTNHHVVASADEITISLYDGTELSATLVGSDEPSDIAVLRVEEMDGVELSQVSLSDSDVLEVGDFVVAIGNPFGLTSTVTSGIVSALGRSGVNIESYEDFIQTDASINPGNSGGALLNLRGELVGINTAIISRSGGNIGIGFAIPINMASTIMDQILEFGEVRRGLLGVNIYTVDSAVASEMRLSVNNGALVSDVVPQSAADRGGIRAGDVIVGVNGEEVDSAAELRNMIGLMRPDDEVEVTLVRKGKERTVKTRLGSAQPVEEPLQAATLHEGLEGAEFSNIDDDMPEFASVAGVLVTSVVNNSPAAVRGLRAGDVVTTVNSQPVSDIDEFTDAASGANVLFLEVVRDDRTRLVRIG
- a CDS encoding transglycosylase SLT domain-containing protein, translating into MDRPRSLSSTPFRPRRPQRGVLTGLSLLLTIPLGVAVAQSAPDPVLDLRESPELQAQREAFRRALPKAKAGDRSALDEVSKGYLLYPYLEAAWIGADLKARGPRDVGEFLDRHGEALPARRLRYRWLLHLANQERWTEYLAVWPGVTRPDVTLRCHQLTARLESASGNLAQIEDEARTLWLVGHSQPDACNPAFAWLARNGMLGLNHYHDRVQLALKSRQLGLARYLSRKAGPRAQARAARWNEAAEQPRQALQRADAIALAADDPQWLYLAFDRLAVRYPDEAAKHLARLRAQGGLARDLDHRIERRIALSFARDLAPQAAGALDALAYHDMETAAWRGRTAMRASDWPALLDAINLLPDAERTSVKWQYWQGRALEGVGRAEDAAAVWASAARDRSYHGFLAADRADKPYAFAHAEATPNSALRAALLTKPALREALELWATGQIKDAQAQWTDLIGPLSREQKREAALIADTWGWHPSAISAAASASLWDDLHLRFPLPWIRSFDEWAGQTGLPTNFTLGIARSESLFSPEVVSKAGALGLMQLMPATGKAVAQRTASAGYQNRQSLFDPQTNIALGTTYLADVLGRLDQHPALASAAYNAGEHRVHAWLPREQPLDADAWVDSVPFTETRHYVRRVMMASIIYDWRLNDPARASASARQPLSTLLPPVPTRAQLKRP
- a CDS encoding complex I NDUFA9 subunit family protein, translating into MTRADSNAPRPRIAVLGGTGFIGRHLLPRLVKDHWEVTVITRSRARHRDLLVMPTVRLVEGDVHDARVLEQTLPGHTAVVNLVAILNEKGDDGRGFQHVHVDLTRKLIAACRGAGVGRLAQITALKADAHNGPSYYLRSKGVAEGLLRDAHSEDLAVTLYQPSVVFGPGDSFINRFADLLRLPAPFMPLPKADARFAPVYVGDVVEAIARSLRDPATYGNTYQLCGPRVYTLREVIRLISDTLEIDKPVLALPDGVARLQAKVMDFIPGKPFSSDNFRSLSVPSVCDSDGLGRLGLEPASMESIVPGYLRDATRSPLDQYRDERPDAR